A region from the Vicia villosa cultivar HV-30 ecotype Madison, WI linkage group LG3, Vvil1.0, whole genome shotgun sequence genome encodes:
- the LOC131659957 gene encoding protein argonaute 5-like, whose product MSRRDGGTADSSSSGHPPPPSYAFASVTPAPSVVALAVGLSIAAPVVHPSLAAPVVRPSLIAPVVGASLVAAIKIPNRPEYGQLGRKIQVRVNHFQLQVANNSIHHYKVSFSQKIISKELCKNIINQLVKMYRESRLDNRILAYDGRNNLFTAGPLPFTSEVFVVNLTDENRGSSSDSDRKKRDRKFKVTIEFVSKTDLYSLTQFLRGMPLDSPFETIKVLVIALKATSYEKYIAAGSYYRGFHQSIRPTQMGLSLNIDVTSGSFYEPILVSEFVSKFFNLDLSAPMSLSDEDRVTIEKVLKGVKVKICFGEKTRRCKVTSLSREPLRDLTFIREVSRCTRNVIEYLVEKYDIRVTQPLLPALQVGTDLRPTYFPMELCQIEDGQIYSQISNENQVASFLRASLQSPGHVQRLNDIKEFVKRTDFNSNNVTKEAGLNVIKEPIIVDARILSPPTLKFNGIGENSIVYPSMGQWSLINKRFYEAGNVKHWSCISFSDKVNPTTFCFKLIEMCESKGMTFNRKPIVPITMVNSSQFESQLVEFDKNCKETLAKTKQVGQLQLLIVVLPDFTGSSYDRVKRVCETELGIISQCCQPQKAARMNPKYLESLALKINLKSGGRNMVLNDALSLDKRIDLVTDKRTIIFGADVTHYHQGENSCPSIAAVVASMDWPCVTKYRGTVSAQASRTEIIEDLFKRTEHPSSEGVQFGGMIRESLLAFQKSTARMPDRIIFYRDGVGERQFNEVLLNEMGAIKMACKSIGDTYRPTITFVVVIKRHHTRLFPVTNKETSGKSGNVMPGTVVDTSICHPRDFDFYLNSHAGIRGTSKPTRYYVLYDENNFTIDEFQTLTNNLCYTYARCNRSLSIVPPVYYAHLLAFRARSYISAVGNRNTTNSVSTLPPISDEIKNFMFYC is encoded by the exons ATGTCTCGTCGCGATGGAGGCACCGCCGATTCTTCTTCGTcgggacatccacctcctccgtcatatgctttTGCATCTGTCACCCCTGCTCCATCTGTCGTAGCGCTGGCAGTTGGTCTGTCTATTGCTGCACCGGTTGTTCATCCATCTTTAGCAGCACCGGTTGTTCGTCCATCACTAATAGCGCCGGTTGTTGGTGCGTCTCTAGTAGCGGCGATTAAGATTCCTAACCGGCCTGAATACGGTCAGTTGGGAAGAAAAATTCAAGTTCGTgttaatcattttcagttgcaaGTTGCTAATAATTCTATACACCATTATAAG GTATCTTTTTCGCAAAAGATTATTTCAAAAGAATTGTGCAAAAATATTATCAACCAGTTAGTCAAAATGTACCGGGAATCTCGTTTAGACAACCGCATACTTGCTTACGATGGAAGAAATAACTTGTTTACTGCTGGACCGCTACCTTTTACCTCCGAGGTTTTTGTGGTTAACTTGACCGATGAAAATAGAGGatcctcttctgattctgatAG GAAAAAGCGTGACCGGAAGTTTAAGGTTACTATAGAGTTCGTTTCCAAGACGGATCTCTACAGCCTTACTCAGTTTCTCCGAGGAATGCCGCTGGACAGTCCTTTCGAAACCATTAAAGTTCTTGTCATTGCTTTGAAGGCAACTTCATATGAAAA ATATATTGCGGCTGGGAGCTATTATAGAGGTTTTCATCAAAGCATTAGGCCAACCCAAATGGGACTTTCCTTAAACATAG atgtaaCTTCAGGGTCTTTTTATGAACCAATTCTGGTCAGTGAGTTTGTTtccaaattttttaatttggatTTGTCAGCGCCAATGTCACTGTCTGATGAAGATCGAGTAACg ATTGAGAAAGTTTTGAAAGGTGTAAAGGTAAAAATATGTTTTGGTGAGAAAACAAGGAGGTGCAAGGTGACCAGTCTCTCAAGAGAGCCACTTCGGGACCTAAC GTTTATCCGGGAAGTCAGTAGGTGTACCAGAAATGTCATTGAATATTTAGTTGAGAAATACGATATTCGAGTAACTCAACCTCTTCTTCCCGCTCTCCAAGTTGGAACGGACTTGAGACCCACATATTTCCCAATGGAG CTATGTCAAATTGAGGATGGACAGATATACTCCCAAATATCAAATGAAAACCAAGTAGCCTCTTTTTTAAGAGCTTCTTTGCAGAGTCCTGGTCATGTACAAAGACTAAATGATATTAAAGAA TTTGTGAAGCGTACCGATTTCAACTCAAACAACGTTACGAAAGAAGCGGGTTTAAATGTTATAAAGGAGCCAATCATTGTTGATGCGCGCATTTTATCTCCTCCAACG CTTAAATTTAATGGAATTGGGGAGAACTCAATAGTTTACCCTAGTATGGGTCAGTGGAGTTTGATTAATAAG AGATTCTATGAAGCTGGCAATGTGAAACATTGGAGTTGTATTTCCTTTTCTGATAAAGTGAACCCTACTACTTTTTGTTTCAAATTGATTGAAATGTGTGAAAGCAAGGGAATG ACTTTCAACCGAAAGCCTATAGTACCAATAACCATGGTGAACTCAAGTCAATTTGAGAGTCAGCTTGTTGAATTTGACAAAAATTGTAAGGAAACACTTGCTAAAACAAAGCAGGTGGGACAACTACAATTGTTGATTGTAGTCTTGCCGGATTTTACGGGATCATCATATG ATAGAGTGAAGCGTGTATGTGAGACTGAATTAGGTATAATTTCTCAATGCTGTCAACCGCAAAAAGCCGCCCGGATGAATCCAAAATATCTTGAAAGTTTGGCGTTAAAGATCAACCTCAAG TCAGGAGGTCGTAACATGGTGTTGAATGATGCATTGAGTTTAGATAAAAGAATTGATCTTGTAACGGATAAACGAACAATAATATTTGGTGCTGATGTAACTCACTATCATCAGGGAGAAAATTCATGTCCTTCTATAGCTGCA GTGGTTGCCTCGATGGATTGGCCTTGTGTCACAAAATATAGGGGTACTGTTTCTGCCCAGGCTTCTCGCACGGAGATAATTGAAGATCTTTTTAAAAGAACAGAGCATCCTTCTTCGGAGGGAGTTCAGTTTGGTGGAATGATAAG gGAGTCACTCTTAGCTTTCCAAAAATCAACTGCTCGTATGCCTGATAGGATTATATTTTACAG AGACGGAGTAGGTGAGAGACAGTTCAATGAGGTTTTGCTTAATGAAATGGGGGCAATTAAGATG GCTTGTAAATCAATAGGTGATACGTATCGACCTACCATTACTTTTGTAGTGGTCATAAAGAGACATCACACTCGTCTCTTTCCTGTCACCAACAAAGAAACTAGTGGAAAAAGTGGAAATGTTATGCCAG GAACTGTGGTCGACACCAGCATTTGCCACCCCAGGGATTTTGATTTTTATCTCAACAGCCATGCTGGAATTCGG GGTACTAGTAAACCCACTCGTTATTATGTGCTGTATGATGAAAATAATTTCACTATAGATGAGTTTCAGACCTTGACCAACAACTTATGCTACAC TTATGCGAGGTGTAATAGATCACTTTCTATAG TTCCTCCGGTTTATTATGCACACTTGCTAGCTTTCCGTGCTAGATCCTACATCAGTGCAGTTGGTAACAGGAATACAACCAACTCTGTGTCGACTCTGCCACCTATCTCAGATGAAATAAAAAACTTTATGTTTTACTGTTAA